A genomic window from Leptospira fletcheri includes:
- a CDS encoding CsgG/HfaB family protein, which yields MRFGRIYLWMAFGLIALDCASLGTRGKASDAPSAVKIVASDLKSQFKASIAAQSAKLPGRLGMMNIVNGDGSKSRLGAILADRLTKELFEPGIFLLLERDRLNRVIGEQTFQESGLVLSDQTASIGRLAGAEYLLLGQIVFEDQDFLLSLRIVSLSGVIFAAAEIRFDSDDDTYSQFRTSI from the coding sequence ATGCGTTTCGGAAGAATTTACTTATGGATGGCGTTCGGACTGATCGCCTTGGACTGCGCCTCCCTAGGAACCAGAGGAAAAGCGTCGGACGCTCCTTCGGCGGTCAAAATCGTCGCTTCCGATCTCAAGAGCCAATTCAAAGCGTCCATAGCTGCGCAATCCGCAAAACTTCCGGGAAGATTAGGAATGATGAATATAGTCAACGGAGACGGATCCAAGTCCAGATTGGGTGCGATTTTGGCTGATCGTTTGACCAAGGAATTGTTCGAGCCGGGAATCTTTCTCCTATTGGAAAGGGATCGTTTGAATCGAGTGATCGGGGAACAGACCTTCCAGGAAAGCGGACTCGTGCTCTCCGATCAGACCGCTTCCATAGGAAGATTGGCGGGAGCGGAATACCTCCTCTTGGGACAGATCGTTTTCGAGGATCAGGATTTTCTTTTAAGTTTGCGTATCGTTTCCTTGTCCGGAGTCATATTTGCCGCGGCGGAAATCAGGTTCGATTCCGACGACGATACCTACTCCCAATTCAGGACTTCGATCTAA
- a CDS encoding HDOD domain-containing protein codes for MKEKIDQLFENEAQLPKISSVVSRVMEMVSKPDVIIADLAKEISKDPGLTAAVIKLSNSAYYRPTKPVKTVQESLMTLGIKTVREIILLTEAKGLLKKDLKGYQVDGESNWMHSLTVAELAMRITVQKKLKFDKDIAFTAGLLHNIGKVVLAEFFPNVLIQFRTELQNYQGSYKDLETKYFGYTHEEAGARLLAKWNFPEEFVEAAHFYTDPEKASNFPELVSVIHIAHCIVILSGMGIDIGGLRTPLSPQALKIVGVTDSDLQMYYTLLPEIAKHLAELIAV; via the coding sequence ATGAAGGAAAAGATAGACCAACTCTTCGAAAACGAGGCCCAGCTCCCCAAAATCTCCTCCGTAGTGAGTAGAGTCATGGAGATGGTAAGCAAACCGGATGTGATCATCGCCGATCTTGCCAAGGAAATCTCCAAAGATCCGGGTTTAACGGCGGCAGTGATCAAGCTCTCCAACTCCGCCTATTACAGACCGACGAAACCGGTGAAGACGGTACAGGAATCTTTGATGACCCTCGGGATCAAAACGGTAAGGGAAATCATTCTTTTGACGGAAGCCAAAGGACTCTTAAAAAAAGACCTGAAAGGCTACCAAGTGGACGGAGAATCCAATTGGATGCATTCTTTGACGGTAGCGGAATTAGCGATGCGGATCACCGTCCAAAAGAAACTGAAGTTCGACAAGGACATCGCATTTACCGCCGGACTCCTGCACAATATCGGGAAGGTCGTGTTAGCGGAGTTTTTTCCGAATGTGTTGATACAATTCAGAACGGAATTACAGAACTACCAAGGATCCTATAAGGATCTGGAAACAAAGTATTTCGGATACACTCACGAAGAAGCCGGAGCTCGGCTTTTAGCGAAATGGAATTTTCCGGAAGAATTCGTGGAAGCGGCCCATTTCTATACCGATCCCGAAAAGGCTTCGAATTTTCCGGAGCTCGTCTCCGTAATTCACATCGCCCATTGCATTGTTATTTTGAGTGGAATGGGAATTGACATCGGAGGCTTACGCACGCCACTCTCCCCCCAAGCACTCAAAATCGTGGGAGTGACGGATAGCGACCTGCAGATGTACTATACGCTTCTTCCCGAGATTGCGAAGCATCTTGCGGAGCTAATCGCTGTTTGA
- a CDS encoding TraB/GumN family protein produces the protein MESIVTVQNASSPEPIRTLELNGSSITILGTAHISQKSIEEVSRIIAEKKPDVVCVELCSSRMRSVKDPDHWKKLDIFKVFRERKMWLLLSSLILSSFQKKMGNGSIRPGDEMRKAIEEGERTGAKIFPVDREISTTLKRAWWKVGFWNRMLLFSALVTSLFVKEEISPEKIEEMKSDDVLKDLFSQLPSHYESVKNVIIDERDAYLAQKIRDASKHGRRIFAVVGAGHLEGIMKNIGQDRSLEHLDVLPEKGTWDKIRPFLFPAIILSLVATLVLFGGRQAGQDFLVRWVLVKGTLAAIGALIALAHPISILLAFIAAPIGNFNPIIKPGWIAALSESWLRKPLVEDFEKIGEDSERFGGYWQNNVIRIFLVFMLPQIGSSIGTFIVTAELFRKLSEIFTRFFGQILGG, from the coding sequence ATGGAATCCATAGTCACCGTGCAAAACGCCTCCTCCCCCGAACCCATACGAACTCTGGAACTGAACGGATCGTCGATCACGATCCTCGGTACGGCCCATATTAGCCAGAAGAGCATAGAGGAAGTTTCGCGTATCATCGCCGAAAAGAAACCGGATGTGGTCTGCGTGGAACTCTGTTCCTCCAGGATGCGGTCGGTAAAGGATCCGGACCATTGGAAGAAGCTGGATATATTCAAGGTATTTCGAGAAAGAAAGATGTGGCTTCTTCTTTCGAGTCTGATCCTATCCTCCTTCCAGAAAAAAATGGGGAATGGAAGCATCCGCCCCGGCGACGAAATGAGAAAAGCGATCGAGGAAGGGGAGCGAACGGGGGCTAAGATTTTTCCCGTCGATCGGGAGATTTCCACGACCTTAAAAAGGGCTTGGTGGAAGGTCGGCTTCTGGAATCGGATGCTTCTCTTCTCCGCCCTAGTGACCTCCTTATTCGTAAAGGAAGAGATTTCTCCGGAAAAAATCGAGGAAATGAAATCGGACGACGTGTTGAAGGACCTTTTTTCCCAACTACCTTCGCATTACGAATCCGTAAAGAATGTGATCATTGACGAAAGGGACGCGTATCTCGCGCAAAAGATTCGCGACGCTTCGAAACACGGCAGACGGATCTTTGCGGTGGTAGGCGCGGGGCATTTGGAAGGGATCATGAAAAACATCGGACAGGACCGTTCTTTGGAACACCTGGACGTTCTTCCCGAAAAAGGTACTTGGGATAAGATTCGTCCCTTTTTGTTTCCTGCGATCATTCTGAGTCTGGTCGCGACGTTGGTCCTCTTCGGAGGCAGGCAAGCCGGGCAGGATTTTTTGGTAAGATGGGTTCTTGTAAAAGGTACTTTGGCGGCGATCGGAGCGCTGATCGCTTTAGCCCATCCGATTTCCATATTGCTTGCATTTATCGCCGCACCAATCGGAAATTTTAATCCGATCATCAAGCCGGGCTGGATTGCGGCCCTATCCGAATCATGGTTGAGAAAGCCGTTAGTGGAAGATTTCGAAAAGATCGGAGAGGATTCCGAAAGGTTCGGAGGATATTGGCAAAACAACGTGATCCGGATCTTTCTTGTCTTCATGCTTCCGCAGATCGGGAGTAGTATCGGAACTTTCATCGTGACCGCGGAATTGTTCCGGAAACTGTCGGAGATTTTTACCAGGTTCTTCGGCCAGATTTTAGGCGGTTAG
- a CDS encoding esterase/lipase family protein, whose amino-acid sequence MKKTFALVSESYYFIVEICSLIFSIATCMMSEQKAEENEKVDILIVPGFLSGPIYYKKLTRALKDAGYRARILKIPPFFRDTNRVVNLLDSQLRSLPDKYLVIAHNTGGLLSLLSPDTSRRKIGTLITLGTPFQGTNLFRYFGPKDLRWKSRLLESHFNTFLFMDRFQPLSPWKEMFFLPKESSEFGQGRDLWFDVVGNFNLVRVGENLRTIRDYLLKNYPPASGSIENSDPKPKDVPRSKPRKKTPDKKGKKSLPAKKKAVEKGKKKNGRTSRR is encoded by the coding sequence ATGAAAAAAACCTTTGCACTTGTGAGTGAATCCTACTACTTCATTGTGGAGATTTGCTCTCTGATCTTTTCGATCGCGACCTGCATGATGTCCGAACAGAAAGCGGAAGAAAACGAAAAAGTCGATATTTTGATCGTTCCGGGATTTCTTTCCGGGCCTATATATTACAAAAAACTTACGAGAGCTTTGAAGGACGCCGGCTACCGTGCGAGAATCCTGAAAATTCCCCCCTTCTTTAGGGATACGAATCGAGTAGTGAATCTTTTAGATTCCCAGTTAAGAAGTTTGCCGGATAAGTACCTTGTGATCGCTCACAATACCGGCGGACTCTTAAGTCTATTATCTCCGGACACTTCTAGAAGGAAAATCGGCACCTTGATCACGTTAGGAACTCCGTTTCAAGGTACGAATCTCTTCCGCTATTTCGGCCCCAAAGATTTGCGTTGGAAGTCCCGTCTTTTGGAAAGTCATTTCAATACTTTTCTATTCATGGATCGATTCCAACCTCTTTCACCTTGGAAGGAAATGTTCTTTCTTCCCAAAGAATCCTCGGAATTCGGACAAGGGAGGGACCTCTGGTTCGATGTGGTCGGTAATTTCAATCTGGTAAGGGTGGGAGAAAATCTACGTACGATCCGGGATTACCTTCTAAAGAATTATCCCCCGGCTTCCGGTTCGATCGAGAACTCGGACCCGAAACCGAAGGATGTTCCGCGATCGAAACCCCGGAAAAAAACTCCCGATAAAAAAGGAAAGAAAAGCCTACCCGCTAAAAAGAAAGCCGTCGAAAAAGGGAAAAAGAAGAACGGAAGAACTTCAAGACGTTAG
- a CDS encoding 7TM diverse intracellular signaling domain-containing protein: MRSLRKIFHRFGSFTAFLFYLFLCTGLGSESVVQEFDVSKGLGRISLLPYLSILKDPSSKMSFREVRSASKEGAFRPIERNSIGYSTDAIWVRLVVTNPKSVSRDWILEIDYPLLDYVDLYVGEEGDEPVNSSGDMRRFDSREIEHRNFAYSFSETPMGRREIFFKISSNSSVLLPFLAFSPDKFAEHAFGEQLALGMYYGSMLIMVVYNLFLFVSIRDRSYLYYVIYILSYILFQFTLNGLSFQYLWRDSVVWGNFSLPLLIFFGLLNASIFGRSFLDAARHTPKTAKVYYLLFGLQIFGMISSLAFLNYRASIMASLAVMFLTWGFLIFNGVQCILAGRREARFFLLAWSVLIFFSFIFGIRSFGFLSDNFVTLYGIQIGSVMEVSLLSLGLADRIKRLSEELGTRVEELDRTRTEAEASEAKYRSLFEAEEDFLFSIDQNWTILAANRSVAKHLGFKPQEVVDKNFMELVYKSGGIQDAYKKLFVLEKLEELSSEGKPVRFLAEFLQKYLGEPKELQVQFQVLEYEGQKEILGRAYEPDQDLMARYVDEEKLVFVANNYLQNAELLSQRLTANLFRFIDPNAIISMRNCFREMIINAIEHGNLNISFDEKTRAMEEGNYFRFVQERQKDPYYKGKKVKVEYSLSPGRIGVRITDEGKGFNHARVMKTGMERLNSEGLLHGRGIVLTLSTFDLVKFNSKGNQVTLVKYF; this comes from the coding sequence ATGCGAAGTCTTCGGAAAATTTTTCATCGTTTCGGTTCTTTCACTGCGTTTCTATTCTATCTTTTCCTTTGTACGGGATTGGGTTCCGAATCGGTAGTTCAGGAATTTGACGTAAGCAAAGGACTGGGCAGGATTTCTCTTTTACCGTACTTAAGCATCCTAAAAGATCCTTCCTCAAAAATGAGTTTCCGGGAGGTTCGCTCCGCCTCCAAAGAAGGGGCGTTTCGTCCGATCGAACGGAACAGTATAGGATACTCTACGGATGCGATTTGGGTCCGATTGGTGGTAACCAATCCCAAATCCGTTTCACGGGATTGGATTTTGGAAATCGATTATCCTTTGCTGGATTACGTGGATCTATACGTCGGAGAAGAGGGGGACGAGCCGGTCAATTCCTCCGGAGATATGCGAAGATTCGATTCCCGGGAAATCGAGCATAGGAATTTCGCGTATTCTTTTTCGGAAACACCCATGGGCCGCCGCGAAATCTTTTTCAAGATTTCTTCCAACAGCTCCGTTTTATTGCCGTTTCTCGCCTTCTCTCCCGACAAGTTCGCGGAACACGCGTTCGGCGAACAATTGGCCTTAGGAATGTATTACGGTTCCATGTTGATCATGGTGGTCTACAACCTCTTCCTGTTCGTTTCCATTCGGGATAGGAGTTATCTCTATTACGTAATCTACATTTTGAGTTATATATTGTTCCAGTTTACCTTGAACGGACTTTCTTTCCAATACCTTTGGAGAGACTCCGTCGTTTGGGGGAATTTCAGCCTTCCGTTGTTGATTTTTTTCGGTCTCTTAAACGCTTCCATCTTCGGTCGTTCCTTTTTGGATGCCGCTCGCCATACTCCGAAGACGGCTAAGGTTTATTACCTGCTCTTCGGGCTCCAGATTTTCGGAATGATCTCCTCTTTAGCATTCCTGAATTACCGCGCTTCCATTATGGCGAGTCTGGCGGTCATGTTCTTGACCTGGGGATTCCTGATCTTTAACGGAGTGCAATGCATTCTTGCAGGAAGAAGAGAAGCCCGGTTTTTTCTATTGGCTTGGTCCGTGCTGATTTTTTTCAGTTTTATTTTCGGAATCAGATCCTTCGGCTTTCTGTCGGATAATTTCGTCACTCTGTACGGAATCCAGATCGGTTCCGTGATGGAGGTAAGCCTCTTATCCCTCGGATTGGCGGATCGGATCAAAAGGCTTTCCGAGGAATTAGGTACGCGCGTCGAAGAATTGGATAGGACTAGGACGGAAGCCGAGGCTTCGGAGGCCAAGTATCGGAGTCTCTTCGAAGCGGAAGAGGATTTCCTTTTTTCGATAGATCAGAACTGGACGATCCTGGCCGCGAATCGATCTGTTGCAAAGCATCTGGGTTTTAAGCCTCAGGAAGTGGTCGATAAGAATTTTATGGAGCTAGTATACAAATCCGGCGGAATCCAGGACGCTTATAAAAAGCTCTTCGTTCTGGAAAAACTGGAGGAGCTGTCTTCGGAAGGAAAGCCTGTCCGCTTTCTTGCGGAGTTCCTTCAAAAGTATCTAGGAGAGCCGAAAGAGCTGCAGGTCCAGTTTCAGGTTTTGGAATACGAAGGGCAAAAGGAAATATTGGGAAGAGCTTACGAACCCGACCAGGACTTGATGGCTAGATACGTGGACGAGGAAAAATTGGTCTTCGTCGCGAACAATTACCTGCAAAATGCGGAACTTCTCAGCCAGAGACTGACCGCAAACCTATTCCGTTTCATCGATCCTAATGCGATCATTTCCATGCGGAATTGTTTTCGGGAGATGATCATCAACGCGATCGAGCACGGAAATCTCAACATCAGTTTCGACGAAAAGACCAGGGCGATGGAAGAAGGAAATTATTTCCGTTTCGTCCAGGAAAGACAAAAGGATCCCTATTATAAGGGAAAGAAAGTCAAAGTGGAGTATTCTCTTTCTCCCGGGCGGATCGGAGTCAGGATTACGGACGAGGGGAAGGGTTTCAATCATGCCAGGGTCATGAAAACCGGAATGGAAAGGTTGAATTCGGAAGGTTTGCTGCACGGCAGGGGAATCGTTCTCACTTTGTCCACTTTCGACTTGGTCAAATTCAACAGCAAAGGGAACCAGGTGACTCTGGTGAAATATTTCTAG
- a CDS encoding chemotaxis protein CheD, producing MLNKDIKIINVGIADLQGGQSPSVIRTTLGSCIGVVLYAPDKKVGAMAHIMLSKDPTGKDAVKNPLKYANTALPELIKKMEELGCSKGEYHARLFGGASMFKGMSSSFLQNIGELNVSVAKEFLAKENINLLVEDVAGHEGRTISLYLEDGRILLKKGGFEKYLYKVR from the coding sequence ATGCTCAATAAGGACATAAAAATCATCAACGTAGGAATCGCCGATCTCCAGGGGGGGCAATCCCCGTCCGTAATCCGGACTACTCTCGGTTCCTGCATCGGGGTCGTACTCTATGCTCCGGACAAGAAAGTCGGTGCCATGGCCCATATCATGTTATCCAAGGATCCGACGGGAAAAGACGCGGTTAAGAACCCTCTGAAATATGCAAACACCGCCCTTCCCGAACTGATCAAAAAGATGGAGGAACTGGGGTGCTCCAAGGGAGAATACCACGCGCGCCTTTTCGGAGGAGCCTCCATGTTCAAAGGAATGAGTTCGAGCTTTCTCCAAAACATAGGGGAACTGAACGTATCCGTGGCAAAGGAATTCTTAGCGAAGGAAAACATCAATCTGTTGGTGGAGGACGTGGCGGGACACGAGGGAAGGACCATCAGTTTGTATTTGGAAGACGGAAGAATCCTGCTGAAAAAAGGCGGATTCGAAAAGTACCTCTACAAGGTCAGGTAG